In Panicum virgatum strain AP13 chromosome 4N, P.virgatum_v5, whole genome shotgun sequence, a single window of DNA contains:
- the LOC120669186 gene encoding uncharacterized protein LOC120669186: MAVPWVILRRFLGVVPKHAEAEHPAAISTALRAPPRVTILSVGGPNARPEPTRPDKVPYLVAAGPSGLLICFAVGEAPIKTDDLIVAREFLAPADPSRQPTTGSAERIPRRPGSMPATCNLRSLGLTPGQFPGDYVITELLVAKRSDRAKLLRFLSAERRWLDTDLLNPLSTVDGDREWAPSGVVYHEGKLWFVDLSWGLLSCDPSATLPVLRFHSLPPGRYIHEPKPFLHTIRCISVSNHMLRYVDIARDLDLDGRAAEKKVSVWTAIHDPDCAGDGDHGILWIKTYEVGFKEIWNDASYRETRLPAMIPEIVLVHPKHPNVVYFFQGRSLFGVDVPAHRVVGFVKDAHKLVAPGCRRCVLPWELPASIANGNIYNNFA, translated from the coding sequence ATGGCTGTGCCGTGGGTGATCCTACGCCGCTTCCTCGGCGTCGTCCCCAAGCACGCGGAGGCGGAGCAccccgccgccatctccaccgcgctcagggcgccgccgcgggtcaCCATCCTCAGCGTGGGCGGCCCGAATGCCCGCCCCGAGCCCACTCGCCCCGACAAGGTGCCCTACCTCGTTGCCGCCGGCCCCTCGGGCCTCCTGATCTGCTTCGCCGTCGGCGAGGCCCCCATCAAAACCGATGACCTCATCGTGGCACGGGAGTTCCTCGCGCCCGCGGACCCGTCGCGCCAGCCGACCACGGGGTCCGCCGAACGCATCCCCCGGCGCCCCGGGTCCATGCCAGCCACCTGCAACCTCAGGAGCCTCGGGCTCACTCCCGGGCAGTTTCCCGGCGACTACGTGATCACGGAGCTCCTGGTCGCCAAGCGCAGCGATCGCGCCAAGCTCCTCCGCTTCCTCTCGGCCGAACGCCGATGGCTCGACACAGACCTGCTCAACCCGCTTTCCACCGTGGACGGTGATCGGGAGTGGGCACCGTCCGGCGTGGTCTACCACGAAGGGAAGCTCTGGTTCGTCGACCTCTCGTGGGGGCTCCTCAGCTGCGACCCGAGCGCCACCCTGCCCGTCCTGCGCTTCCACAGCCTCCCGCCGGGCCGCTACATCCACGAGCCCAAGCCGTTCCTCCACACCATCCGCTGCATCAGTGTGAGCAACCACATGCTGCGGTACGTGGACATCGCCCGTGACCTCGATCTggacggccgcgccgccgagaaGAAGGTGTCCGTGTGGACGGCGATCCACGATCCTGactgcgccggcgacggcgaccacgGCATCCTATGGATCAAAACGTACGAGGTGGGCTTCAAGGAGATCTGGAACGACGCCAGCTACAGGGAGACCCGTCTGCCGGCCATGATCCCTGAAATCGTGCTCGTGCACCCCAAGCACCCCAACGTGGTCTACTTCTTTCAAGGGAGGAGCCTCTTCGGCGTCGACGTGCCCGCACATCGGGTCGTGGGGTTCGTCAAGGATGCCCACAAGCTCGTGGCGCCGGGCTGCAGGCGCTGCGTGCTCCCATGGGAACTGCCAGCCTCCATTGCCAACGGTAACATCTACAATAATTTTGCATAA